One window of Ictalurus punctatus breed USDA103 chromosome 22, Coco_2.0, whole genome shotgun sequence genomic DNA carries:
- the LOC108255322 gene encoding heat shock factor protein 5 isoform X3: MEIDETTLVSLINPIYFPGKLWHLVNDPQIHSICWDATGEGILIHQQPFEAEVLLSQPRQLTEYFRTTDFISFVRQLNLYGFRKERTDRDVSDKQPNISSIKAQLHHFYNPYFKRDKPELLLKLKRLTRLNRAKLAGIEVTNRKSKPCHNAMLNLPQETSALMKTGSVLLGHQGTPYHHPCNGPQQEKECDRTSNSSQAFVVGHVDPSPVTLNTNNAVPVPVSHHFPVDSPSAHPSSVMHMQQGVMPHHSQHGFYTPVNQCPSPDFLDSKVPSFQQPAASYSPCGYYPDDSVGYAHPIEQDPYWKAGDVPESRTSDMKEKEELDILKLAEELQIWEIFMKDFWVPKDAGFSLT, translated from the exons ATGGAAATCGATGAAACAACTTTGGTCAGCTTGATCAACCCCATCTACTTCCCTGGCAAGTTGTGGCATTTGGTGAACGATCCTCAGATTCACTCAATCTGTTGGGACGCCACTGGGGAAGGAATACTCATCCATCAGCAACCCTTCGAAGCTGAAGTGCTATTGTCCCAACCCAGACAGTTGACCGAGTATTTCAGAACGACAGACTTCATCAGTTTCGTTCGCCAGCTGAACCTGTACGGCTTCAGAAAAGAACGCACAGACCGTGACGTCTCAGACAAGCAACCCAACATCTCATCCATTAAGGCCCAACTGCACCACTTTTACAACCCGTACTTCAAACGGGATAAGCCTGAGCTTCTGCTCAAACTAAAGCGACTCACGCGTCTCAACAGGGCCAAGCTCGCCGGGATAGAGGTGACCAACAGGAAGTCAAAACCTTGCCATAATGCGATGCTGAATTTGCCACAGGAAACCTCTGCCTTAATGAAAACAG GTTCAGTCTTGCTTGGACATCAGGGAACCCCTTACCATCATCCCTGTAATGGCCCTCAGCAGGAGAAGGAGTGCGACAGAACATCCAATTCCTCCCAAGCATTTGTAGTGGGCCATGTTGATCCTTCTCCAGTTACTTTAAACACTAACAACGCTGTGCCGGTCCCTGTGTCCCACCACTTCCCAGTGGACTCGCCGAGTGCACATCCCTCCAGCGTCATGCACATGCAGCAGGGCGTCATGCCTCATCACTCACAGCATGGGTTTTACACACCAG TGAATCAGTGCCCTAGCCCAGACTTCTTGGATTCTAAAGTGCCAAGCTTTCAACAACCAGCTGCTTCCTACTCTCCTTGTGGCTATTACCCT GACGACTCAGTCGGATACGCTCATCCGATTGAACAGGATCCATACTGGAAAGCAGGTGATGTTCCAGAGTCCAGAACGAGTgacatgaaagagaaagaggagctGGATATTTTAAAACTGGCGGAAGAATTACAG
- the LOC108255322 gene encoding heat shock factor protein 5 isoform X4 encodes MEIDETTLVSLINPIYFPGKLWHLVNDPQIHSICWDATGEGILIHQQPFEAEVLLSQPRQLTEYFRTTDFISFVRQLNLYGFRKERTDRDVSDKQPNISSIKAQLHHFYNPYFKRDKPELLLKLKRLTRLNRAKLAGIEVTNRKSKPCHNAMLNLPQETSALMKTGSVLLGHQGTPYHHPCNGPQQEKECDRTSNSSQAFVVGHVDPSPVTLNTNNAVPVPVSHHFPVDSPSAHPSSVMHMQQGVMPHHSQHGFYTPVNQCPSPDFLDSKVPSFQQPAASYSPCGYYPDDSVGYAHPIEQDPYWKAGDVPESRTSDMKEKEELDILKLAEELQADVEAWELLQQSVTC; translated from the exons ATGGAAATCGATGAAACAACTTTGGTCAGCTTGATCAACCCCATCTACTTCCCTGGCAAGTTGTGGCATTTGGTGAACGATCCTCAGATTCACTCAATCTGTTGGGACGCCACTGGGGAAGGAATACTCATCCATCAGCAACCCTTCGAAGCTGAAGTGCTATTGTCCCAACCCAGACAGTTGACCGAGTATTTCAGAACGACAGACTTCATCAGTTTCGTTCGCCAGCTGAACCTGTACGGCTTCAGAAAAGAACGCACAGACCGTGACGTCTCAGACAAGCAACCCAACATCTCATCCATTAAGGCCCAACTGCACCACTTTTACAACCCGTACTTCAAACGGGATAAGCCTGAGCTTCTGCTCAAACTAAAGCGACTCACGCGTCTCAACAGGGCCAAGCTCGCCGGGATAGAGGTGACCAACAGGAAGTCAAAACCTTGCCATAATGCGATGCTGAATTTGCCACAGGAAACCTCTGCCTTAATGAAAACAG GTTCAGTCTTGCTTGGACATCAGGGAACCCCTTACCATCATCCCTGTAATGGCCCTCAGCAGGAGAAGGAGTGCGACAGAACATCCAATTCCTCCCAAGCATTTGTAGTGGGCCATGTTGATCCTTCTCCAGTTACTTTAAACACTAACAACGCTGTGCCGGTCCCTGTGTCCCACCACTTCCCAGTGGACTCGCCGAGTGCACATCCCTCCAGCGTCATGCACATGCAGCAGGGCGTCATGCCTCATCACTCACAGCATGGGTTTTACACACCAG TGAATCAGTGCCCTAGCCCAGACTTCTTGGATTCTAAAGTGCCAAGCTTTCAACAACCAGCTGCTTCCTACTCTCCTTGTGGCTATTACCCT GACGACTCAGTCGGATACGCTCATCCGATTGAACAGGATCCATACTGGAAAGCAGGTGATGTTCCAGAGTCCAGAACGAGTgacatgaaagagaaagaggagctGGATATTTTAAAACTGGCGGAAGAATTACAG gctGATGTTGAGGCCTGGGAGTTGCTGCAGCAATCAGTCACCTGTTAA
- the LOC108255322 gene encoding heat shock factor protein 5 isoform X1 encodes MEIDETTLVSLINPIYFPGKLWHLVNDPQIHSICWDATGEGILIHQQPFEAEVLLSQPRQLTEYFRTTDFISFVRQLNLYGFRKERTDRDVSDKQPNISSIKAQLHHFYNPYFKRDKPELLLKLKRLTRLNRAKLAGIEVTNRKSKPCHNAMLNLPQETSALMKTGSVLLGHQGTPYHHPCNGPQQEKECDRTSNSSQAFVVGHVDPSPVTLNTNNAVPVPVSHHFPVDSPSAHPSSVMHMQQGVMPHHSQHGFYTPVNQCPSPDFLDSKVPSFQQPAASYSPCGYYPDDSVGYAHPIEQDPYWKAGDVPESRTSDMKEKEELDILKLAEELQVRLDHFPSRTAPSVYLCLQCSQSCRSTISSNNLNPGPTTVYTVQEHTVPSTNIGTLGKYEQRKL; translated from the exons ATGGAAATCGATGAAACAACTTTGGTCAGCTTGATCAACCCCATCTACTTCCCTGGCAAGTTGTGGCATTTGGTGAACGATCCTCAGATTCACTCAATCTGTTGGGACGCCACTGGGGAAGGAATACTCATCCATCAGCAACCCTTCGAAGCTGAAGTGCTATTGTCCCAACCCAGACAGTTGACCGAGTATTTCAGAACGACAGACTTCATCAGTTTCGTTCGCCAGCTGAACCTGTACGGCTTCAGAAAAGAACGCACAGACCGTGACGTCTCAGACAAGCAACCCAACATCTCATCCATTAAGGCCCAACTGCACCACTTTTACAACCCGTACTTCAAACGGGATAAGCCTGAGCTTCTGCTCAAACTAAAGCGACTCACGCGTCTCAACAGGGCCAAGCTCGCCGGGATAGAGGTGACCAACAGGAAGTCAAAACCTTGCCATAATGCGATGCTGAATTTGCCACAGGAAACCTCTGCCTTAATGAAAACAG GTTCAGTCTTGCTTGGACATCAGGGAACCCCTTACCATCATCCCTGTAATGGCCCTCAGCAGGAGAAGGAGTGCGACAGAACATCCAATTCCTCCCAAGCATTTGTAGTGGGCCATGTTGATCCTTCTCCAGTTACTTTAAACACTAACAACGCTGTGCCGGTCCCTGTGTCCCACCACTTCCCAGTGGACTCGCCGAGTGCACATCCCTCCAGCGTCATGCACATGCAGCAGGGCGTCATGCCTCATCACTCACAGCATGGGTTTTACACACCAG TGAATCAGTGCCCTAGCCCAGACTTCTTGGATTCTAAAGTGCCAAGCTTTCAACAACCAGCTGCTTCCTACTCTCCTTGTGGCTATTACCCT GACGACTCAGTCGGATACGCTCATCCGATTGAACAGGATCCATACTGGAAAGCAGGTGATGTTCCAGAGTCCAGAACGAGTgacatgaaagagaaagaggagctGGATATTTTAAAACTGGCGGAAGAATTACAGGTCAGATTAGATCATTTCCCATCAAGAACAGCTCcgagtgtgtatctgtgcttACAGTGTAGTCAGAGCTGCCGTAGTACCATAAGCTCCAATAATCTGAATCCAGGACCAACAACTGTTTACACAGTTCaagaacatacagtgccctccactaatattggcacccttggcaaatatgagcaaagaaaactgtga